A stretch of the Thiocystis violascens DSM 198 genome encodes the following:
- the infB gene encoding translation initiation factor IF-2, which produces MSEVTVKQLASTVGIPVERLLTQLNEAGISASGADATLTEQEKVKLLGYLRRSHGKDGEEDDGAAPSQVTLKRKSVSELRQVTAVPRSTAGVRPAPPARGKTVSVEVRRKRTYVKRGDETPSAPAPSATPATQPPPASTAPPRRPPVERPRPARERAAPKAPVYDEVRRRTELQSLRAEQEARRLADQEDQELRAREEAIRRRVADDERRLAEDARRRAEEAARIEAERLALIEAEAEAARQALEALQEPESVVVESEVKRPPPAARPPASAPAVARRVEAAKPKKGCVKKTAEPEEKDRAVKKAVRKDSTRAREQIVTPRTDYEEVESGAGTSRGLRRRKKTKPELQDKHVFQRPTAPVVREVEIPELISVGELASRMSIKVPAVIKELFKQGMMVTINQVLDRDTAILVVEELGHTAVLTDNRDAEGTLLDEVQEQVEQAELRPRAPVVTIMGHVDHGKTSLLDYIRRTRVASGEAGGITQHIGAYHVETEKGTISFLDTPGHAAFSSMRARGAKVTDIVILVVAADDGVMPQTVEAIHHARAAKVPLIVAVNKMDKPDANPDKVMQELTQHEVLTEEWGGDTMMVKVSAKTGDGIDDLLDAILLQSEVLELKAPVDGPARGAIVESSLDKGRGPVATVLVQAGTLRRGDIIVSGGEYGRVRAMFNEAGLPVESAGPSIPVQVLGLSGTPNAGDDVMTVTDERRAREVAEFRSARSRQSRFDEQRGVSLDQLFSQIKDGEQKSVNLIIKADVQGSLEALKDSLLKLANEEVKLSIVASGVGGITESDANLAVSSSAIILGFNVRADAAARRVVDEKGLDLRYYSIIYELIDDVKKAISGLLSPIVTEEIIGLAQVRDVFRSSKFGAIAGCLVTEGAIRRNSPIRVLRQNVVVYEGALESLRRFKDDVSEVKAGTECGIGVKNYNDVQPGDQIEVFERTERAREL; this is translated from the coding sequence ATGAGTGAAGTCACGGTCAAGCAACTCGCCTCCACGGTCGGTATTCCGGTCGAGCGACTCCTTACCCAATTGAACGAGGCGGGCATCAGCGCCAGCGGCGCCGACGCTACCTTGACGGAACAGGAGAAAGTCAAGCTCCTTGGCTATCTTCGCCGCAGTCATGGCAAGGATGGAGAAGAGGACGACGGCGCGGCGCCGAGTCAGGTTACCCTCAAGCGTAAATCGGTCAGCGAATTGCGTCAGGTGACCGCGGTACCCCGCAGTACCGCCGGCGTCCGGCCCGCGCCACCGGCGCGCGGCAAGACCGTGAGTGTCGAGGTGCGCCGCAAGCGCACCTATGTCAAGCGCGGCGACGAGACACCATCCGCGCCGGCACCCTCTGCCACGCCCGCGACACAGCCCCCGCCGGCGTCGACCGCTCCCCCGCGTCGACCCCCTGTCGAGCGTCCGCGTCCCGCAAGAGAGCGCGCGGCGCCTAAAGCGCCGGTTTACGACGAGGTGCGTCGCCGGACCGAACTCCAGTCTTTGCGTGCCGAGCAGGAAGCGCGGCGCCTGGCCGATCAGGAAGATCAGGAATTGCGTGCTCGCGAGGAAGCGATCCGTCGTCGTGTCGCGGACGACGAGCGTCGTCTTGCGGAAGACGCGCGTCGGCGTGCGGAAGAGGCCGCGCGGATCGAAGCCGAGCGTCTGGCGTTGATCGAGGCCGAGGCCGAGGCTGCCCGCCAGGCGCTTGAAGCGCTTCAGGAGCCGGAGTCGGTCGTTGTGGAAAGCGAGGTCAAGAGGCCGCCGCCCGCTGCTCGCCCCCCGGCGTCAGCTCCTGCCGTTGCGCGTCGCGTCGAAGCCGCAAAGCCCAAAAAGGGCTGCGTCAAGAAGACTGCGGAACCCGAGGAAAAAGATCGGGCCGTCAAGAAAGCGGTGCGCAAGGATTCAACTCGCGCTCGCGAACAAATCGTGACCCCCAGAACCGATTATGAAGAGGTCGAGAGCGGTGCCGGGACCAGTCGGGGCTTGCGCCGCCGGAAAAAGACCAAGCCGGAACTCCAGGACAAGCATGTCTTTCAGCGGCCGACCGCGCCCGTGGTGCGTGAGGTTGAGATCCCCGAACTGATTTCGGTGGGCGAACTTGCCAGCCGGATGTCGATCAAGGTTCCGGCGGTCATCAAGGAACTGTTCAAGCAGGGCATGATGGTCACCATCAATCAGGTTCTGGATCGCGATACCGCCATCCTCGTGGTCGAGGAACTGGGCCATACGGCGGTGCTCACCGACAATCGCGACGCCGAGGGGACGCTGCTCGACGAGGTGCAGGAACAGGTGGAACAGGCCGAGTTGCGTCCGCGCGCCCCGGTGGTCACCATCATGGGCCATGTCGACCACGGCAAGACCTCGCTGCTCGACTATATCCGGCGCACCCGGGTCGCCTCCGGCGAGGCCGGCGGGATCACCCAGCACATCGGCGCCTACCATGTCGAAACCGAGAAGGGCACGATCTCCTTCCTGGATACGCCGGGCCATGCCGCTTTCTCCTCCATGCGCGCCCGTGGCGCCAAGGTCACCGATATCGTGATCCTGGTGGTCGCCGCCGACGATGGCGTCATGCCGCAAACCGTCGAGGCGATCCATCACGCCCGTGCCGCGAAGGTGCCGTTGATCGTTGCCGTCAACAAGATGGACAAGCCCGACGCCAACCCGGACAAGGTCATGCAGGAATTGACCCAGCACGAGGTGCTGACCGAGGAATGGGGCGGCGACACCATGATGGTCAAGGTCTCCGCCAAGACCGGCGACGGTATTGACGACCTGCTCGATGCCATTCTGCTCCAGTCCGAGGTGCTCGAACTCAAGGCGCCGGTGGACGGTCCCGCCCGTGGCGCGATCGTCGAGTCCAGTCTCGACAAGGGGCGTGGTCCGGTCGCGACCGTACTGGTCCAGGCCGGCACCCTGCGCCGTGGCGACATTATCGTCAGCGGCGGCGAGTATGGCCGGGTACGGGCGATGTTCAATGAGGCCGGCTTGCCGGTCGAATCCGCTGGGCCTTCCATCCCGGTGCAGGTGCTGGGACTCTCGGGGACGCCGAACGCCGGCGACGACGTGATGACGGTGACCGACGAGCGGCGCGCCCGCGAGGTTGCCGAGTTCCGCTCCGCGCGCTCGCGTCAAAGCCGCTTCGACGAGCAGCGTGGCGTCAGCCTCGATCAACTCTTTTCCCAGATCAAGGATGGCGAGCAGAAGAGCGTCAATCTCATCATCAAGGCGGACGTTCAGGGCAGTCTGGAGGCACTCAAGGACAGCCTGCTGAAACTCGCCAACGAGGAGGTCAAGCTCTCTATCGTGGCCTCCGGCGTCGGCGGAATCACCGAATCCGACGCCAATCTCGCAGTGAGTTCCAGCGCCATCATCCTCGGCTTCAACGTCCGCGCCGATGCCGCCGCGCGTCGCGTGGTCGACGAGAAGGGACTCGACCTGCGCTATTACAGCATCATCTATGAGCTGATCGATGACGTGAAGAAGGCGATCTCCGGGCTCCTGAGTCCGATCGTCACCGAGGAGATCATCGGACTGGCTCAGGTGCGCGACGTGTTCCGCTCCTCCAAGTTCGGCGCCATCGCCGGCTGTCTAGTCACCGAGGGCGCGATCCGTCGCAACAGTCCCATCCGCGTGCTGCGCCAGAACGTCGTGGTCTACGAGGGGGCGCTGGAGTCGTTGCGCCGCTTCAAGGACGATGTCAGCGAGGTCAAGGCGGGTACCGAGTGCGGTATCGGCGTCAAAAACTACAACGACGTGCAGCCCGGCGACCAGATCGAGGTCTTCGAGCGCACCGAGCGGGCGCGCGAGCTGTGA
- the rbfA gene encoding 30S ribosome-binding factor RbfA, producing the protein MKEFDRTERIGAELKRVLAVAVRDQVRDPRLGNITVHEVRVTRDLAHAKVFFTCFPSDEDAPTQERLLNGPLSGFLRHAIAREVRLRTIPQLHFVFDTSIGYGERLSSLIDNAVATASPDARQVTDQEP; encoded by the coding sequence GTGAAGGAATTCGATCGCACCGAACGCATCGGTGCCGAGTTGAAGCGGGTGCTGGCGGTGGCGGTGCGCGATCAGGTCCGGGATCCCCGGCTTGGCAACATCACGGTGCATGAGGTGCGGGTGACGCGGGATCTGGCGCATGCCAAGGTCTTCTTCACCTGCTTCCCGAGCGACGAGGACGCGCCAACCCAGGAGCGTCTGCTCAATGGCCCGCTGTCCGGATTTCTGCGTCATGCGATCGCGCGTGAGGTGCGTTTGCGCACCATCCCGCAGTTGCATTTCGTCTTCGACACCTCGATCGGCTATGGCGAACGCCTGTCCTCGCTGATCGACAACGCCGTCGCGACAGCGTCCCCCGACGCTCGTCAAGTCACGGATCAGGAGCCTTAA
- the truB gene encoding tRNA pseudouridine(55) synthase TruB, which produces MARRRDSGRHVTGILLLDKPLGLSSNDALQRVKRFYQAAKAGHTGSLDPLATGLLPCCLGDATKFSAFLLDADKRYRVRVRLGVTTTTADAEGEVVETRPVVGFDEARVREVLRGFLGGIDQMPPMYSAVKHQGQRLYKLARQGMEVERQTRRIEIFSLDLLSFELPEIELDVHCSKGTYVRTLAEEIGRELGCGGYVSQLRRTGVGPYAEPAAPFVTLDQVESMSEDETPQRLDALLLPLDSALGHWPAVKLSADAAFYLGQGQAVLIPQAPTEGLVRLYDASSHFVGVGTILEDGKVQPKRLI; this is translated from the coding sequence ATGGCACGTCGCCGCGATTCGGGACGTCATGTCACCGGAATTCTCTTGTTGGACAAGCCGCTTGGCCTGTCCTCGAATGACGCGCTACAGCGCGTCAAACGCTTTTATCAGGCCGCCAAGGCCGGTCATACCGGCAGTCTGGATCCGCTCGCGACGGGGCTGCTGCCTTGTTGTCTGGGCGATGCGACCAAGTTTTCCGCCTTCCTGCTCGACGCGGACAAGCGCTATCGCGTCCGCGTGCGTCTCGGCGTGACCACCACCACGGCCGATGCCGAGGGTGAAGTGGTCGAAACGCGCCCGGTGGTCGGATTCGACGAAGCGCGTGTGCGGGAAGTCCTGCGGGGCTTTCTCGGCGGGATCGACCAGATGCCGCCCATGTATTCGGCGGTCAAGCATCAGGGCCAGCGGCTTTACAAGCTGGCGCGCCAGGGCATGGAAGTGGAACGCCAGACGCGTCGAATCGAGATCTTCTCCCTGGATCTGCTGTCCTTCGAACTGCCCGAGATCGAACTCGACGTGCATTGTTCCAAGGGAACCTACGTGCGCACCCTGGCCGAAGAGATCGGCCGCGAACTGGGGTGTGGCGGCTATGTGAGCCAACTCAGGCGCACCGGCGTCGGCCCCTATGCCGAGCCCGCCGCGCCTTTCGTCACGCTCGATCAGGTCGAGAGCATGTCCGAGGACGAGACGCCACAACGCCTGGATGCACTGCTGCTTCCGCTCGACAGCGCGCTCGGTCACTGGCCCGCGGTGAAGCTCTCGGCCGACGCGGCATTCTATCTGGGGCAGGGTCAGGCGGTGCTGATCCCTCAGGCGCCGACCGAGGGATTGGTGCGTCTCTATGATGCCTCGTCCCATTTCGTCGGTGTCGGCACCATCCTCGAAGACGGCAAGGTGCAACCAAAGCGTCTCATTTAA
- the rpsO gene encoding 30S ribosomal protein S15, translated as MTMTAVEKKKIVDEYARAERDTGSPEVQVALLTARILQLTGHFKEHKHDHHSRRGLVHMVNARRKLLDYLKRKDIDRYRDLIARLGLRR; from the coding sequence ATGACCATGACCGCAGTAGAAAAAAAGAAAATCGTCGACGAATATGCGCGCGCCGAGAGAGATACCGGTTCGCCCGAGGTTCAGGTCGCTCTGCTGACTGCGCGAATTCTGCAACTGACCGGACACTTCAAGGAACACAAACACGATCATCATTCGCGCCGTGGTCTGGTGCACATGGTCAACGCGCGGCGGAAACTGCTCGATTACCTGAAACGCAAGGATATCGACCGTTACCGCGATCTCATCGCGCGTCTGGGTCTGCGTCGCTAA
- the pnp gene encoding polyribonucleotide nucleotidyltransferase, which yields MIPTPIVKQVQFGNQTLRLETGEIARQADGAVMVNLDDTVVLVTVVVDKRPGVVRDFLPLTVDYQEKTYAAGRIPGGFFRREGRPSEGEILTSRLIDRPVRPLFAEGFTREVQIIATVKSLNPAVNPEVPALIGASAALSIAGLPFNGPIGAARVGYKNGEYILNPAVIGLGPDSDLDLIVAGTDQAVLMVESEARGLSEEVMLGAVLFGHEQMQVVIQAIRELAAEVNKPELPWTPPEPNQELADAVANACGEPIATAYRIREKQVRYAALDAARASALDTLVGEAPKWTEAQVRTAIEQLESTTVRGSILAGNPRIDGRDGKTVRPITIRTGVLPRTHGSALFTRGETQAMVITTLGTERDSQIIDALEGERREHFMLHYNFPPFCVGETGRVGSPKRREIGHGRLAKRGILAVMPSIEEFPYSVRVVSEITESNGSSSMASVCGTSLALMDAGVPIKAPVAGVAMGLIKEGDQFAVLTDIMGDEDHLGDMDFKVAGTVAGINALQMDIKIQGITKEIMETALAQAKDGRLHILGEMAKVIQAHRSEMSEHAPRIIEFKIHPEKIRDVIGKGGAVIRSITEETGATIDINDDGVVKIFSVEKSAGEEAKKRIRLITADVEVGKIYEGKVARLMDFGAFVTILPGRDGLVHISQICEERVQSVSDKLKEGDQVRVKVLEVDKQGRIRLSMKAIEPGE from the coding sequence GTGATTCCCACCCCCATCGTGAAGCAAGTGCAGTTCGGCAACCAGACGCTCAGGCTGGAAACCGGCGAGATCGCGCGTCAGGCCGACGGCGCCGTCATGGTCAACCTCGACGATACCGTGGTGCTGGTGACAGTGGTCGTCGACAAGCGCCCCGGCGTGGTCCGCGATTTTCTGCCGCTGACCGTCGACTATCAGGAAAAGACCTATGCCGCCGGCCGGATTCCCGGCGGTTTCTTCCGCCGCGAGGGGCGCCCGAGCGAGGGCGAGATTCTGACCTCGCGCCTGATCGACCGGCCAGTCCGTCCGCTGTTCGCCGAGGGCTTCACCCGCGAAGTTCAGATCATCGCCACGGTCAAATCGCTGAACCCGGCGGTCAATCCCGAGGTTCCGGCGTTGATCGGCGCCTCCGCCGCGCTCTCGATCGCGGGTCTGCCCTTCAATGGCCCGATCGGCGCGGCGCGGGTTGGTTACAAGAACGGCGAGTACATTCTCAATCCAGCCGTCATCGGTCTTGGACCAGATTCGGATCTGGATCTGATCGTCGCCGGCACCGACCAGGCGGTCCTGATGGTCGAATCCGAGGCGCGCGGCCTGTCCGAGGAAGTCATGCTCGGGGCGGTGCTCTTCGGTCATGAGCAGATGCAGGTCGTCATCCAGGCCATCCGCGAACTGGCCGCCGAGGTCAACAAGCCCGAATTACCCTGGACCCCGCCGGAACCCAACCAGGAATTGGCAGACGCCGTCGCGAACGCCTGCGGCGAGCCGATCGCCACCGCCTACCGGATCCGCGAAAAGCAAGTGCGTTACGCGGCACTCGACGCGGCCCGCGCGTCGGCACTCGATACGCTGGTCGGCGAGGCGCCAAAATGGACCGAGGCACAGGTCAGGACGGCCATCGAGCAACTTGAAAGCACCACGGTGCGCGGGTCCATTCTGGCCGGCAATCCGCGCATCGACGGCCGCGACGGCAAGACCGTGCGCCCGATCACGATCCGCACCGGCGTCCTGCCGCGCACCCACGGCTCGGCGCTCTTCACCCGTGGCGAGACCCAGGCCATGGTCATCACCACCCTCGGCACCGAGCGCGATTCGCAGATCATCGACGCACTCGAAGGCGAGCGGCGCGAGCATTTCATGCTGCACTACAACTTTCCGCCCTTCTGCGTGGGCGAGACCGGACGGGTCGGTTCGCCCAAGCGGCGAGAGATCGGTCACGGGCGTCTCGCCAAGCGCGGCATTCTGGCCGTCATGCCGAGCATCGAGGAGTTCCCCTACTCGGTGCGCGTGGTCTCGGAAATCACCGAGTCCAACGGCTCCAGCTCGATGGCCAGCGTCTGCGGCACCAGTCTGGCGCTGATGGACGCGGGCGTCCCGATCAAGGCGCCGGTGGCGGGCGTCGCCATGGGTCTGATCAAGGAAGGCGACCAGTTTGCCGTCCTGACCGACATCATGGGTGACGAGGACCATCTGGGCGACATGGATTTCAAGGTCGCCGGAACCGTCGCGGGCATCAACGCGCTGCAGATGGACATCAAGATCCAGGGCATCACCAAGGAGATCATGGAAACCGCGCTCGCTCAGGCCAAGGACGGACGGCTGCACATCCTCGGCGAGATGGCCAAGGTCATCCAGGCGCACCGCTCCGAGATGTCCGAGCATGCCCCGCGCATCATCGAGTTCAAGATCCATCCCGAGAAGATCCGCGATGTCATCGGCAAGGGCGGCGCCGTGATCCGCTCGATCACCGAGGAGACCGGCGCCACCATCGACATCAACGACGACGGCGTGGTCAAAATCTTCTCGGTGGAGAAATCCGCCGGCGAAGAGGCCAAGAAGCGCATCCGTCTGATCACCGCCGACGTTGAAGTGGGCAAGATCTACGAGGGCAAGGTCGCGCGTCTGATGGACTTTGGCGCCTTCGTCACCATCCTGCCGGGCCGCGACGGTCTGGTGCACATCTCGCAGATCTGCGAGGAGCGCGTCCAGTCGGTCAGCGACAAGCTCAAGGAAGGCGATCAGGTGCGGGTCAAGGTACTCGAAGTCGACAAGCAGGGCCGTATCCGTCTGAGCATGAAGGCGATCGAGCCGGGCGAATAA
- a CDS encoding ABC transporter permease subunit: MKRRSWPLLGVLIFGYAFLYVPILLLILYSFNESRLVTVWSGFSFKWYGELLHNRQLLDAAWLSVRIAAVNATVAMILGTLAANALTRHGRFRGRTGFELLLTAPLVMPDVIIGLSLLLLFVAMQQTIGWPDGRGFTTIAIAHITFSMAYVTVVVRSRLARMDASLEEAAMDLGARPLTVYLRITLPLIAPALLSGWLLAFTLSLDDLVIASFVSGPGSTTLPMVVYSSVRMGVSPQINALATLIVAIVALAVLVAGWTMRQKPDRAQKRGA; this comes from the coding sequence ATGAAACGTCGCTCCTGGCCATTGCTCGGCGTGCTGATTTTCGGCTACGCCTTCCTCTATGTGCCGATCCTGCTGCTGATTCTCTATTCCTTCAACGAATCCAGACTGGTCACCGTCTGGTCGGGGTTCTCCTTCAAGTGGTACGGCGAACTGCTGCACAACCGTCAATTGCTGGACGCGGCCTGGCTCAGCGTGCGCATCGCCGCCGTCAATGCCACGGTCGCCATGATCCTGGGCACCCTGGCGGCCAATGCGCTGACGCGTCACGGTCGCTTTCGCGGACGCACCGGCTTCGAACTGCTGCTGACAGCGCCGCTGGTGATGCCGGATGTCATCATCGGACTCTCGCTGCTGCTGCTCTTCGTCGCCATGCAACAGACCATCGGCTGGCCGGACGGACGCGGTTTCACCACCATCGCCATCGCCCACATCACCTTCAGCATGGCCTATGTCACGGTCGTGGTGCGCTCGCGGCTGGCGCGCATGGACGCCTCGCTCGAAGAGGCGGCGATGGACCTGGGCGCCCGTCCGCTCACGGTTTATCTGCGCATCACCCTGCCGCTGATCGCGCCAGCGTTGCTCTCCGGCTGGCTGCTGGCCTTCACGCTTTCGCTCGATGACCTGGTCATCGCGAGCTTCGTCTCCGGCCCCGGCTCCACCACGCTCCCGATGGTGGTCTATTCCAGCGTGCGTATGGGAGTATCGCCTCAGATCAACGCGCTCGCGACCCTGATCGTGGCCATCGTGGCTCTCGCGGTGCTCGTCGCGGGTTGGACGATGCGGCAGAAACCGGATCGAGCACAAAAACGCGGCGCATGA
- a CDS encoding ABC transporter permease subunit, translating to MTAPPTHSHRLSRLVNIGIPYLWLGLFFLLPFAIVLRITIAEPALAQPPYTALWEWIGDGMLQIQVNLQNFTLIWEDDIYLAALLNSLWVAFICTVFCLLLGYPMAYAIATAPERRRMILLMLIILPFWTSFLIRVYAWIGILKTNGILNNFLLWTGLIDTPLHILHTQSAVYIGVVYSYLPFMILPLYANLTRLDPTLLEAAADLGCRPIRAFLRVTLPLSMAGIVAGSMLVFIPVVGEFVIPDLLGSPGSLMIGKLLWTEFFSNKDWPLAAALAILLLALLVVPFVLMQRLQTRMEEGST from the coding sequence ATGACCGCACCGCCCACCCATTCGCACCGCCTGAGCCGCCTGGTCAACATCGGCATCCCCTATCTCTGGCTGGGACTGTTCTTCCTGCTGCCCTTCGCGATCGTGCTGCGGATCACCATCGCCGAGCCCGCTCTCGCCCAGCCGCCCTATACCGCGCTGTGGGAATGGATCGGGGACGGCATGCTCCAGATTCAGGTCAATCTGCAGAACTTCACCCTGATCTGGGAGGACGACATCTATCTGGCGGCCCTGCTGAACTCGCTGTGGGTCGCCTTCATCTGCACGGTCTTCTGTCTGCTGCTGGGGTATCCGATGGCCTATGCCATCGCGACCGCCCCCGAGCGCCGACGAATGATCCTGTTGATGCTGATCATCCTGCCCTTCTGGACCTCGTTTCTGATCCGCGTCTATGCCTGGATCGGCATTCTCAAGACCAACGGGATCCTGAACAATTTTCTGCTCTGGACCGGTCTTATCGATACGCCGCTGCACATCCTGCACACCCAGAGCGCGGTCTATATCGGCGTGGTCTATTCCTACCTGCCCTTCATGATCCTGCCGCTCTATGCCAACCTGACCCGTCTCGACCCGACCCTGTTGGAGGCCGCGGCGGATCTCGGCTGTCGTCCTATCCGGGCCTTCCTGCGGGTCACGCTGCCGCTCTCGATGGCCGGCATCGTCGCGGGTAGCATGCTGGTCTTCATCCCGGTGGTCGGCGAATTCGTGATCCCCGACCTGCTCGGCAGTCCGGGAAGCCTGATGATCGGCAAGCTGCTTTGGACGGAGTTCTTCTCCAACAAGGACTGGCCGCTGGCCGCGGCGCTGGCGATCCTGTTGCTCGCCCTGCTGGTCGTCCCCTTCGTGCTGATGCAGCGTCTACAGACGCGCATGGAGGAGGGCTCGACATGA
- a CDS encoding ABC transporter ATP-binding protein: MATLAERRLTAPRLEPWQDPKAAPYVRIERVTKKFGDVYAVDDLSLDIFQGEFFSLLGSSGCGKSTLLRLLAGLEYPSAGRIFIDGVDVTNVPPYSRPVNMMFQSYALFPHMSVEQNVEFGLKQDRLPRGERAERVGEMLDLLKIAELRKRRPEQLSGGQRQRVALARSLAKHPKLLLLDEPLGALDKRLRENTQFELVNLQERLGITFVTVTHDQEEAMTMSTRIAIMDAGQIMQLDTPTAIYEFPSCRFVAEFIGSVNLFEGKIVSSDGDRVVVDTRLGRPIHMRSFLPHPIGTPVTVAVRPEKMRLCQEYREDGVNQLKGMVEDIAYLGDVSIYRIRVGDGQLVEMTLTNIQPRTEQALTWEQEVAIEWSPTSGVVLTE; the protein is encoded by the coding sequence ATGGCCACTCTCGCCGAACGCCGTCTCACCGCGCCCCGTCTCGAACCCTGGCAGGATCCCAAGGCCGCGCCCTACGTGCGCATCGAACGGGTCACCAAGAAATTCGGCGATGTCTACGCGGTCGACGATCTGAGCCTGGACATTTTCCAGGGCGAGTTTTTTTCGCTCCTGGGCAGTTCCGGCTGCGGTAAATCGACCCTGCTGCGGCTGCTGGCGGGGCTGGAATATCCCAGTGCCGGGCGGATCTTCATCGACGGCGTCGACGTCACCAATGTTCCGCCCTACTCGCGCCCCGTCAACATGATGTTCCAGTCCTACGCGCTCTTCCCGCACATGAGCGTGGAGCAGAACGTGGAGTTCGGTCTCAAACAGGATCGCCTGCCGCGCGGGGAACGCGCCGAGCGGGTCGGCGAGATGCTGGATCTGCTCAAAATCGCCGAGCTGCGCAAACGCCGGCCAGAACAACTCTCCGGCGGTCAGCGCCAGCGCGTGGCGCTGGCGCGCAGTCTCGCCAAGCATCCCAAGCTCTTGCTGCTCGACGAACCGCTCGGGGCGCTCGACAAGCGGCTGCGCGAGAATACCCAGTTCGAGTTGGTCAACCTCCAGGAACGCCTCGGCATTACCTTCGTGACCGTCACCCACGATCAGGAGGAGGCCATGACCATGTCCACCCGGATCGCGATCATGGACGCCGGTCAGATCATGCAACTGGACACCCCGACCGCGATCTACGAATTTCCGAGCTGCCGCTTCGTCGCCGAGTTCATCGGGTCGGTGAACCTGTTCGAGGGCAAGATCGTGTCGAGCGACGGCGACCGGGTGGTGGTGGACACCCGCCTTGGCCGCCCCATCCACATGCGCAGTTTTCTGCCGCATCCCATCGGCACGCCGGTCACCGTCGCGGTGCGTCCCGAAAAGATGCGTCTCTGTCAGGAGTACCGCGAGGATGGCGTCAATCAGCTCAAGGGCATGGTGGAGGACATCGCCTATCTGGGTGACGTGTCCATCTATCGGATCCGGGTTGGCGACGGTCAGTTGGTCGAAATGACCCTGACCAACATCCAGCCACGCACCGAGCAGGCGCTGACCTGGGAGCAGGAAGTGGCGATCGAATGGTCGCCGACGAGCGGCGTGGTGCTAACGGAATGA
- a CDS encoding polyamine ABC transporter substrate-binding protein produces MHRVISGVRLLIPLCLLSTISVGHAEEQVHLYNWSDYFAEDTLSGFQEKTGIRPVLDVYDANEVLEAKLFAGSSGYDLIFPTARPFAARHIKAGLYLPLDKSKLLGLDKLDPDIMSSLAAIDPDNAHLVPYMWGTSGLGLNLEKVKAALGEDAELDTWALIFDPDKAAKLAGCGISLLDDPTEIFPAALVYLGKDPNSLDKADLDAAAALIKAVHPHIRYFHSSQYISDLANGDLCVAHGYSGDVLQAQERAEEAGKGVDLEYRIPREGAALWTDVMAIPKDAPNPAAAHAFIAYLLDPKVIAAASDYVYYANPNLAATPLIDSDLRGNPGIYPPAEVKQRLFVPAERSDAEIRNLNRLWTRLKTNR; encoded by the coding sequence ATGCACAGGGTCATTTCAGGCGTTCGCCTGCTCATTCCGCTCTGCCTATTGTCGACCATCTCCGTCGGCCACGCCGAGGAACAGGTCCATCTCTACAACTGGAGCGATTATTTCGCCGAGGACACCCTGTCCGGCTTCCAGGAAAAAACCGGAATCCGGCCGGTGCTGGATGTCTACGACGCCAACGAGGTGCTGGAGGCCAAGCTCTTCGCCGGCAGCAGCGGTTATGACCTGATCTTCCCGACCGCGCGGCCTTTCGCGGCGCGCCACATCAAGGCGGGGCTTTATCTGCCGCTCGACAAGTCAAAGCTGCTCGGCCTGGACAAGCTGGATCCCGACATCATGTCAAGCCTGGCCGCGATCGACCCGGACAACGCCCATCTGGTGCCCTATATGTGGGGCACGTCGGGGCTCGGGCTGAATCTGGAGAAGGTGAAGGCCGCGCTGGGCGAGGATGCGGAACTCGACACCTGGGCACTGATCTTCGACCCCGACAAGGCCGCCAAGCTGGCCGGTTGCGGCATCAGTCTGCTCGACGATCCCACCGAGATCTTCCCGGCCGCGCTCGTTTATCTGGGCAAGGATCCGAACAGTCTCGACAAGGCCGATCTGGACGCCGCTGCGGCGCTGATCAAGGCCGTGCATCCGCACATCCGGTATTTCCACTCCTCGCAATACATCAGCGATCTGGCAAATGGCGATCTTTGCGTCGCTCACGGTTATTCCGGGGATGTCCTGCAGGCTCAGGAACGCGCCGAGGAGGCGGGCAAGGGTGTCGATCTCGAGTATCGGATTCCGCGCGAGGGGGCGGCGCTCTGGACCGATGTGATGGCGATTCCCAAGGATGCGCCCAACCCGGCGGCGGCCCACGCCTTCATCGCCTATCTGCTCGATCCCAAGGTGATCGCGGCGGCATCCGATTATGTCTACTACGCCAATCCCAATCTGGCGGCGACCCCGCTGATCGATAGCGACCTACGCGGCAATCCGGGCATCTATCCACCCGCCGAGGTCAAGCAGCGACTCTTCGTGCCCGCCGAGCGCAGCGATGCCGAGATCCGCAACCTGAACCGACTCTGGACCCGGCTCAAGACCAACCGTTAA